Part of the Desulfobacteraceae bacterium genome is shown below.
GGCGGTTTTAAAGATCGTGTCACCCGACATCCTGCACAAAAGTGATGCCGGGGGGGTGCGGGTCAACCTGGAAGGCCCCGCGGCGATCGCCGGCGCCTATGCCGAGATCCTTGAAAACGCCCGGGGCTACAACCCCCAGGCCGACATCCGCGGGGTGCTGGTCTCCCCCATGGCCCGCCAAGGGATGGAGGTCATCATCGGCACCAAACGCGACGACCAGTTCGGCCCGGTCATCATGTTCGGCCTGGGCGGGGTGTTGGTGGAGATTCTCAAGGACGTGGCCTTCCGGGTCCTGCCGATTTCGCACCTCTCCGCCGAGAAAATGATCGAGGAGATCAAGTCCGCCCCCCTGCTGAACGGCTTCCGGGGCATGCCGGTCTGCGACAAGAAGGCCCTGCGCAAACTGCTGGTGAAATGCTCCGAGATCGTCGAAGCCTACCCCGACATCCAGGAAATGGACTTGAACCCCGTCATCAGCCACGAAAAAGGCTTGAGCATCGTGGATGCCCGCATCATTCTGACGGCGCAGGCCTGAGTGCGGCTTGAAAAGGATTTTATCTCGCCGGGTGGTGTTTGTCAGAGAGGAACTTTGAAGGGTAAACCGGTGTGATAGACTGGGGGTTACCACTCCCGTTGTTTCTTGTTCCTTTTCTTGTGCGGACAAGAAAAGGAACCAAAAGAAACCGCCCGCGCCCCGGGGCCCTTCGGGCTGCCCTGCGCTTCTCGCAGCCGGCGGGCCCTGTGGAACTCGCTTATGCTCAGACAGCCACAGGGCCTTTTTCGCCGGCTGCTGCGATGCTCGGCCCGGGACGACGGGACCTAAAACATCGGCCGCGACAAGTGCTTGAAATAGGGCTGTGGGCAGAGGTTCACGTTGCGAAGAGCGTTTCGAAAACCTGCCAGTAGTTCGGAAAAGATTTTTTGACGCAGTCGGGGTCCCGGATCACCACCCCGGGAACCTTCAACCCGGCCAGGGCAAAGCTCATGGCGATGCGGTGGTCGTCGTAGGTCTCGATCACGGCCCCGGCCGGCTGGCCGCCGGTGACCGTCAGACCGTCGGCCCCCGCCCGGGCGGAAACCCCCATCCGGTTGAGTTCGCTGACCACCGCGGCGATGCGGTCGCTTTCCTTGGCTTTTAAGTGCGCGACGTTTTCGATGGTGGTGGTGCCGCGGGCAAAGGCCGCCACCACCGCCAGGGTGGGGACCATGTCGGGCATGTCGCCCATATCCGCGGTGATGGCCTGCAGCGGGCCGCCGCTGACGGTGATGCCCTCGGCACCGGCCGCCACGCGGCAGCCCATCGCTTCCAGAAGCTCGATGAATCGGCTGTCGCCCTGCAGCGAGCCGCCGGAAGTCCCCCGCACGGTGATCGTGGTCCCGGCAATCGCCGCCGCTGCCCAGAAGTATCCCGCCTGGGAGGCGTCCGCCTCCACCCGGTAGCGGCCCGCGCGGTAGCGCCGGCCGCCCGCCACCCGGAAGTGGTGATAGCCTTCGCGGTCCATTCTCACCCCGAAGTCTTCCATAACGGCCACGGTCATGTCGATGTAGGGGCGCGAGACGGGGCCGGCGCTGACGGTGATCTCCAGACCCTCCGCAGTGTAAGGTGCGATCAGCAGCAGGGCCGAAAGGTACTGGCTGCTCAGGCTGCAGTCCAGGGAGAGCTTGCCGCCCCGCACGCGGCCGCCGGTGACGGCCAGGGGCGGGCAGCCGGTGTTCGCCAGGCTCTGCACCGGGACGCCGATCTGAGTCAGGCCGTCGATCAACTGGGCGATGGGCCGGCTGCCCATGCGCTCGCTTCCGGTGAGACGGTACTCCCCGCGGCCCAGGGCCGCAACGGCGGTCAAGAGCCGCATGGAGGTGCCCGAGTTGCCGAGATACAGGGGATCGCTGCAGGCTTGCAGGCGGCCGCCGGTGCCGGTGACGGTGAAAGCGCCGTTGGATCCGGTTTCGATCCGGGCCCCCAGTTGGCCCAGGGCACGGGCGGTGAGAGTGGTGTCCTCGCTGTGGAGAGGGTTTTCCAGGCGGCTGGTGCCGTCGGCCAGGGCGGCGGCGATCAGCATGCGGTGGGTGAAACTCTTGGAGCCGGGCACTGCAACGCAGTGTTCGGGTTTCAGCGGCCGGGGCGAAATGGTCAGCATGGCGGGTCCCTTCGGTTGCCTTTCCTTGAGGGTGACGCAATTCCGGCGCCCTCAGGAAAAAGTTTCAGCCGGCGGCGCCGCGGGCGGCCAGGGCGGCGTTTACGGCCTCTGTCATGACCGCCGTCGGGGCGGCCCGGCCGGTCCAGAGTTCAAACTGCCGCGCGCCCTGCAGGACGAACATGACGGTGCCGGAAATCGTCCGGCAGCCGCGCGCTGCCGCGGCCGCCAGGAGGGGCGTTTTGAGCGGGGTGTAAACGATGTCCATGACCACCATCCCAGGCTGCAACAGGGCGGCCGGGACCGGCAGGGCGTCGCCGAACCGCGCCATGCCGATGGGGGTGGTGTTGATCAGGATCTCGCAGACAAGCCCGGCGGCCTCGGCCGGCGGGCGAAAGTCGGCCCCCACGCGTTGGGCCAGCGCCTCGCCCCGGGCAATCGAGCGGTTGACCACGGTCACCCGGCCGCCGGCGTCCTTCAGACCGAAGGCCACCGCCCGGGCCGCCCCGCCGGCGCCGACGACAACCGCTGTACGCCCCGCGATCTCCGTCTGGCTGCGCAGCGCCCGCAGCGCGCCCTCCGCGTCGGTGTTGGCTCCCAGCAGGCGGCCGCCGCGGTTGATCACGGTGTTGACCGCCCCGATCCGGCGGGCGGTCTCGTCGATTTCCTCCAAAAGCGGCATGATGGCCACCTTGTGGGGGATGGTCACGCTGGCCCCCCGGATGCCCAGTGCCCGCATGGCCGCCGCACAGGCGCCGATGTCTGCGCTGCCGAAGGCCAGATAGACGCTGTTGATCCCTAACGCTTCAAAGGCGGCGTTGTGCATCGCGGGGCTCAGGCTGTGGGCCACCGGGTCGCCGAAAACGCCGTAAAGCGTGGTGGCCGCGTCGATCGGGTGCACGGTCATGGACGCTGTTCCTTGGATTCGCCGCCCGCCCGCGGGTATGAGCCAAGGCACTTGAGGAAACGGCTGAGGCTTTCCATTTCGGCCACCGTCCGCCGGACCTGGGGGTCCTGGATGTGCCCCTCGAGGTCGGCGAAGAACATGTAGCTCCAGTTTTCATGGCGGGCCGGGCGCGACTCCAGTTTGACCATGTTGATGCCCGCGTCGGCCATGGGCTTCAGGGTGCGGTAGAGGGCGCCGGGCACGTGCGAGGTGACGAACATGAGGGTGGTTTTGTCGCAGCCGGTCACCGGCGGGGCGTCGCGGCCGATGACCAGAAAGCGGGTGGTGTTCCGCGGGCTGTCCTCGATCCGCGCCGCCAGGACGTTGAGGTTGTAAATCGCTGCGGCCTCCCGGCTGGCGATTGCTGCCGCTTGGCTTTCGGCCGCCGCCCGGCGGGCGGCCAGGGCCGTGGACCCACACTCCACCAGGCGGGCCTCGGGCAGGTGTTTGCGCAGCCAGCGGCCGCACTGGGCAAAGGCGTGGGGGTGGGAGTAGACCACCCGGATGGCCTCGGCGGCATCCTCCGTGGAGAGCAGCCCGTGGCAGATGGGGAAGTAGATCTCGGCGCAGATCTTGATCTCCGAGTCGTAGAATAGGTCCAGGGTGCTGTTGACCGAGCCCTCGATGGAGTTTTCCACCGGCACCACGCCGTAATGGAAGGCCTGGCGTTCGACTTCGCTGAAAACCTCGCGGATGCTGGGCTGGGGGGTGAAATTGGCGAAGTGGCCGAAATGGTTCATGGCCGCCATGTGGGTGAAGGTGGCCTCCGGGCCGAGGTAGGTGACCAGCTGCGGGCTCTGGATTTCGCGAGAGACCGACATGATCTCCCCGAAGATGTGGCGCAGGGCGCTCTCGCTGATGGGTCCGGGGTTGTGGTCCAGGATCTGGCGCAAGACGGCCGCTTCCCGCCCGGCGTCCAGGACCGGGGCGCCCTGGCGGGCTTTGAGCTGACCGATTTGCTTGGCATACCCCAGGCGCCGGTTGAGCAGCGCCAAAAGCTCCTGGTCCACCTGGTCGATGGCCGTGCGCAGGCGCCCCAGTTCCGGGGAGGGGCTATTTTTCGGTGATGGTTTCATCGATTTGGTATCCGAAATGCCGGCCGCTGGCCTCCACCGCCGCAAGGACGGTGTCGCCGGGCTTAAGAGTCACGATGGAAGCCGCCACGCCGTCGGGCCGGGTCAAGCGAACGGTCTCGGCGTTTTGCAACAGGACACTCGCCGTCTTCTCGCCGATGACGGCCGTCACCAGCATTAGCGGCCGCTTTTCGATCTTCAGGCGCCCCACCACCCCCGGGACGGTCTTGCCCTGGTAGTCGACGATCTGGATGCTGTCGCCGGCCTCGAGCTCGGCCAGATAGCGGGTGCGGCCGTCGGGGATGCGGGTGTAGGCGTGCACGGGTCCTGCGTTGACGCGGAAAGGCCGCGGCGCCACGTAGGGGTTGGCCAGCGTCTCGGCATGCACCAGAAAAAGGGCGCCGCTGCTGTTGCCGACCAGCATGCCCTCGCCCGGCTGCATGGCGCTGCAGGTGTCGATGCAGACCCGGTCCCCCATCCCTACCGGCCGCACGGCGGTGATTTCGGCGGTCGTCAACTCGGTTCGCGCATCGTCCGCGCGCAGCCGGGTCAGCGCATTTTTGAGGCTCACGGCATCGGCGGGGTGCAGCAGGATCTGCCGGACCCCTTTTTCCAGAATGCCGAAAGCAGTCTCGGCCTCCTCCAGGCTGCGCACCTGGGCGATCACGTCCGCGCCCTTGGCGATCAGGTTCTCCAGCGGGATGATGGTCCAGTCGCTGCAGTCCAGGATCACCCGCTGGTTTTGGGCGCGCTTTAAAATCTCCTCTTCGTCGGCCCCCGAGGTGATCGTGAAGTAGACCACGTCACGGCCCAAAACCAGGTCGCCGTCCTCGGAAATCGTTTCGATGCGGCCCAACTCCCGCACCTTGTCGCTGCACCCCGCGGGGACCAGCAGACCGTCGGCGCCGCCCTCAAGCGCCGCGGTGACAATCTCCCGGTCCCATGGTTCCACCTTGACCCAGATCTTTCGCATGCCCGTTCTCCTTTTTGCGGCGGGCTTCAGCCCAGCACTTTCAGTGCGGCGTCGACGCTGCCGCCGTCGTGAACGATGGTGGAAATGGCCTGGACCATGCGGGACGGGGCGGGGTGCTGGAAGACGTTGCGACCGATGGACACCCCGGCGCCGCCGGCATCGATGCTACCCTTGACCATCTCGAGAATTTCACGGTCGGAATCCATTTTGGGTCCGCCGGCGATCACCACCGGCACGCTGCAGCCCGCCACCACCTTGCGGAAGCTCTCCGAGGAGCCGGTGTAGGAGACCTTGACGATGTCGGCCCCCATTTCGTTGCCCACCCGGGCGGCGTGCTGGATCACCGCGACGTCGAATTCGTCCTTGATCTTTTCGCCCCGGGGGTAGATCATCGCCAAAAGGGGCATTCCCCAGGTGCGCGCCTCGTAGCTGACCTGGCCGAAATCCCGCAGCATTTCCTTTTCCTGACCGTTGCCGAGGTTGACGTGGATCGAAACGGCATCGGCCCCCAGCTTGATGGCCTCTTCCACCGAGCATACCAGGGTCTTGGCGTTGGGGTAGACCGAAAGGCTGGTGGAGGCCGAGAGGTGGATGATCAGGCCGATGTCCCGGCCGCGGCGGCGGTGGCCGGCGCTCACCAGGCCCTTGTGCTCGACGATGGCGTTGGCGCCGCCCTCGGACACCTGCTGGATGGCCATTTTCATGTCGGTCAGGCCGGCGATCGGGCCCACCGAGATGCCGTGGTCCATGGGTACGATCACGGTTTTGCCGGTGTTGCGGTTGATGATGCGCTCCATGCGGATTTGTTTGCCCAAGATGGTCATGGTGGTCCCCCTTTGCTGTGGTGGCGTCAAAAAACAAAAAAAAAGCCGTGGGCTTTTTCGTCTGCCCCCGGCTTTTGCTTCGCTTGGTTGTCGATCAGATCAGGTCAGCGCACCTCGGGCAGACTGGTATTATAAAAAAAATACCCGTAAAAGTTGACGCCTCTGCCGGTGGTGAAATCTGTCATCTGTCCGTTCCTGAATCCTGATTGATGTCGCACGCTAAGTTACTATTTTAGGTCTGTCAAGGATTTTTTTGGGGCAGGCGAATCGGCAACCCGTCAAGTTGGCACGGGGCCCCGCCGCCACGAATGTTTAGGAAGGTGCGCATGGAAGCCCGCTGGGCTCAAAAAAGGGACCGTTTGCGGGCGGTCCTGGAAAATTGGCCCTCCCTGCTGGTGGCCTATTCGGGGGGGGTGGACAGCACCCTGCTGGTGAAAATCGCCCACGGCGTGCTGGGCGATCGGCTGGTGGCTGTCACGGTGGCATCCCCCCTTCAGCCCCGGCGGGAGCGGGAAGCGGCCGCCGCCCTGGCCGCGGCCATGGGTGTGCGGCACCGGCAGTTGGCCGGCCATGCCCTGGAGCTGCCCGAGTTTCGCGCCAACCCGCGGGATCGCTGCTATCTTTGCAAGCGGCAGATCTTTGGCGATCTGCAGCGGCTGGCGGCCCGACTGGGGCTTGGGGCCGTGGCCCACGGGGCCAACCTGGATGATCTCAGCGACACCCGGCCGGGCAACCGGGCGGCGGCCGAACTGGGGGTTGCAGCCCCCCTGATCGCCGCCGGCCTGAACAAGGCCGACGTCCGGGCCCTGGCCAAAGCCGAGGGCCTGCCCAACTGGAATGCGCCGGCCCTGGCATGTCTTGCCAGCCGCATCCCTTACGGCACCCCCATCCGGCAGGAGACCCTGGCGATGATCGATCGCGCCGAGGACGTCCTTTGCCGCCTGGGCTTTGAGGACTGCCGAGTCCGCTATCACGGCAGCGTGGCGCGGATCGAACTGCCAGGCAAGGATGTGCCCCGGTTTCTGGAAAAGGGGTTGCGCCGTGAGGTCTTGGGCCTAATCCGGGAGGTCGGCTTCGATTTTGTCGCCCTGGATCTCGGCGGCTACGTTGCGGGCAGCCTCAACCGGGGGCTGCCCCCATCAGCGCCCGGCGTCCCGGCGGGGCCGGACGGCTGACGTGCGGGGGGCGCTTGGACGCTTTTCCCCGGTCCATCGGCACCCGGCGGACCCAAACGCCGGGGCATGCGGGAGGTGTAGGTATGGTTCAATGGGTGATCGCAGCGGCCGTGTCTTTTCTGGTTTTTGGGGTGCTTCTGGCCGTTTTGCACCCCCGGGTGCAAAACGGTTCGCAGACGCGTTCGGAGCTGGGCGGGTGCGGCCGCAGCGTTTGCCGCTGCCGGCGCAGAAAATCTCCCGGGGGAGGCGCTTGAGCCGCCATAGCCTTTCAGGGCTTCTCGGGGGGCGGCGGGGTTTTCCCTTTGCGCTTGCCTGTCACCTGACAGGCGTCTCGCATTCAGGTGGATATGCCCATTTTGGGTAAGACGTAGGCCTGAAGAATCACCCAGACCACCAAAATTGCGATAAAAATCCAGATGCCGTTCATGTGGTTCTCCTTTTAAGAATGCCAACCGGATGCAGAGGTTGGCGCTCTTCCTGCAACGAATGTTTTTCCCCAGACCCTCTCCAGCGGTTGTGGCACCCATCCGGTCTTGGCCTTTGACGGGTATCACAATTGTTCATTGATATTTTCGGGCTGTTCGCGTAGTGATTATATCCGGCTGGGGGTGGATTTCAAGTGTGTTCCGACCAGCCGCAACGGACTGAAGGTATACATCAACGGTCCCTAAATCTACCCAACAAACGTTAACGATGACACAGAAAGGGTTTGTATGAAAATTTCACTCAAGACAATGGCTTGTCTGCTGATGGGGGCGTGTTTTTTGACCTTGGGGGCGCTGGGTGCTTTTTCCGCTGAAGCGCCCGCCGCCGCCCCTCAGGGCAAGGCCGCGATGGTCAACGGCACGGTCATCACCTGGCAGGAAGTCGACAAAGAGCTGGAAAACGCCCGCAACCGCCTGGCCGCCCAGGGGCGGATGGTGTCCGACGATCAATTGCCGGAGCTTCGGGAAAACATTCTGGACGGCATGATCACCCGGGAGCTGCTCTTTCAGGAAAGCGGCAAGCAGGGCATCAGCATTGCCCCTGAAACCGTGGCGGAGCAGCTGGGGCAGATCAAGAGCCAGTTCCGCGATGAGGCCGCCTACCAGGCACGGCTGAAGGAAATGGGGGTGAGCGAGGCGGATATCTCCCGGCAGATCCTGCGCGGGCTGACCATCGAAGAGCTCATCGACGTCAAGGTGGGTCAGAAAATCGTGGTGGACGAGGCGGAAACCAAGCGCTACTACGATGAAAACCCGAATTTTTTCCAGCAGCCGGAACAGGTGCACGCCCGCCACATCCTGATCAAGGTCGCCCCCGATGCCGATGAGGCCGCCAAGGCCGAAGCCCGCAAGAACATCGATGGGGTGGAGAAAAAGGTTAAGGCCGGGGAAGACTTCGAAGCATTGGCGATTGCACACTCCCAGGGACCCTCGGGCCCCAAGGGCGGGGATCTGGGCTTTTTCGGGCGCGGTCAAATGGTGGCCCCCTTTGAGGAAGCGGCGTTCGCGCTGGAGCCGGGAAAGGTCAGCGGGGTTGTGGAGACCGAGTTCGGATACCATCTGATCCAGAGCGTCGAGAAAAAACCGGCCGAGACCGTTTCTTACGAAAAGGCCAAAGACCAGATAACGGAATTTCTCAAGCAGGAAAAAATGCAGGGCGAGGTCGCGCGCTACGTGGAAGAACTGAAGAAAACGGCCAAGATCGAGCGTTTTCCCGTACAGGCTTCGTAAACGCGGAGACGGTCTGGGGCCTGGGGGTGGGGCGCCACCCGCGGGCAGAATACAAAAACGGCGGCGGCTTCCCTGAGGGGCCGCCGCCGCTTTTTGGGGACCGCTCAACGCCGAGTCGGGGTTACTCCAGCGGCGCCTTGTAGCCGCAGCCGGGGCTCAGACAAACCCGCAGGGTACCGCTTTTTTTGGTGGTTTTCTCCGCCAGGAAGGGTGCCCCGCAGCGGGGGCAGGGGGTCGCCACCGGCTTGTCCCAGGTGGCGAATTTGCAATCGGGGTAGCGGCTGCAGCCGTAGAAGATTTTTCCGCGCTTGGAGCGTTTTTCCAGGATTTCGCCCCCGCAGCCCGTTTCCGGGCATTTGACGCCGATCGGCTCCCCGGGGCCGTTGGCGTTCAGCGACTGGGTGTGGCTGCATTCCGGATAGCCGCTGCAGGCCAGGAATTTGCCGAACTTGCCCTGTTTGACCACCATCGGGCGTCCGCACTTGTCGCAGGTTTTCTCCGTCGGCTCCCCGTTTTCAACCGCCACGATCTGCAGGTTGCCCTTCTCATCGCGCACATAGTCCCGGGTGAATTTGCATTCCGGGTAGCCGCTGCAGGCCAGAAAATGGCCGTTTTTGCCCATCTTGATGTGCAGCGGTCGGCCGCATTTGGGGCACTTCAGGTCGGTCCGCAGGCCCACCCCCTTGACGCTCAGCATCCTCTCGGCGGCTTCGTGCAGCT
Proteins encoded:
- a CDS encoding acetate--CoA ligase family protein, whose product is AVLKIVSPDILHKSDAGGVRVNLEGPAAIAGAYAEILENARGYNPQADIRGVLVSPMARQGMEVIIGTKRDDQFGPVIMFGLGGVLVEILKDVAFRVLPISHLSAEKMIEEIKSAPLLNGFRGMPVCDKKALRKLLVKCSEIVEAYPDIQEMDLNPVISHEKGLSIVDARIILTAQA
- the aroA gene encoding 3-phosphoshikimate 1-carboxyvinyltransferase — protein: MLTISPRPLKPEHCVAVPGSKSFTHRMLIAAALADGTSRLENPLHSEDTTLTARALGQLGARIETGSNGAFTVTGTGGRLQACSDPLYLGNSGTSMRLLTAVAALGRGEYRLTGSERMGSRPIAQLIDGLTQIGVPVQSLANTGCPPLAVTGGRVRGGKLSLDCSLSSQYLSALLLIAPYTAEGLEITVSAGPVSRPYIDMTVAVMEDFGVRMDREGYHHFRVAGGRRYRAGRYRVEADASQAGYFWAAAAIAGTTITVRGTSGGSLQGDSRFIELLEAMGCRVAAGAEGITVSGGPLQAITADMGDMPDMVPTLAVVAAFARGTTTIENVAHLKAKESDRIAAVVSELNRMGVSARAGADGLTVTGGQPAGAVIETYDDHRIAMSFALAGLKVPGVVIRDPDCVKKSFPNYWQVFETLFAT
- a CDS encoding shikimate dehydrogenase, whose translation is MTVHPIDAATTLYGVFGDPVAHSLSPAMHNAAFEALGINSVYLAFGSADIGACAAAMRALGIRGASVTIPHKVAIMPLLEEIDETARRIGAVNTVINRGGRLLGANTDAEGALRALRSQTEIAGRTAVVVGAGGAARAVAFGLKDAGGRVTVVNRSIARGEALAQRVGADFRPPAEAAGLVCEILINTTPIGMARFGDALPVPAALLQPGMVVMDIVYTPLKTPLLAAAAARGCRTISGTVMFVLQGARQFELWTGRAAPTAVMTEAVNAALAARGAAG
- the pheA gene encoding prephenate dehydratase, translated to MKPSPKNSPSPELGRLRTAIDQVDQELLALLNRRLGYAKQIGQLKARQGAPVLDAGREAAVLRQILDHNPGPISESALRHIFGEIMSVSREIQSPQLVTYLGPEATFTHMAAMNHFGHFANFTPQPSIREVFSEVERQAFHYGVVPVENSIEGSVNSTLDLFYDSEIKICAEIYFPICHGLLSTEDAAEAIRVVYSHPHAFAQCGRWLRKHLPEARLVECGSTALAARRAAAESQAAAIASREAAAIYNLNVLAARIEDSPRNTTRFLVIGRDAPPVTGCDKTTLMFVTSHVPGALYRTLKPMADAGINMVKLESRPARHENWSYMFFADLEGHIQDPQVRRTVAEMESLSRFLKCLGSYPRAGGESKEQRP
- a CDS encoding 3-dehydroquinate synthase II — protein: MRKIWVKVEPWDREIVTAALEGGADGLLVPAGCSDKVRELGRIETISEDGDLVLGRDVVYFTITSGADEEEILKRAQNQRVILDCSDWTIIPLENLIAKGADVIAQVRSLEEAETAFGILEKGVRQILLHPADAVSLKNALTRLRADDARTELTTAEITAVRPVGMGDRVCIDTCSAMQPGEGMLVGNSSGALFLVHAETLANPYVAPRPFRVNAGPVHAYTRIPDGRTRYLAELEAGDSIQIVDYQGKTVPGVVGRLKIEKRPLMLVTAVIGEKTASVLLQNAETVRLTRPDGVAASIVTLKPGDTVLAAVEASGRHFGYQIDETITEK
- a CDS encoding 2-amino-3,7-dideoxy-D-threo-hept-6-ulosonate synthase, translated to MTILGKQIRMERIINRNTGKTVIVPMDHGISVGPIAGLTDMKMAIQQVSEGGANAIVEHKGLVSAGHRRRGRDIGLIIHLSASTSLSVYPNAKTLVCSVEEAIKLGADAVSIHVNLGNGQEKEMLRDFGQVSYEARTWGMPLLAMIYPRGEKIKDEFDVAVIQHAARVGNEMGADIVKVSYTGSSESFRKVVAGCSVPVVIAGGPKMDSDREILEMVKGSIDAGGAGVSIGRNVFQHPAPSRMVQAISTIVHDGGSVDAALKVLG
- the larE gene encoding ATP-dependent sacrificial sulfur transferase LarE encodes the protein MEARWAQKRDRLRAVLENWPSLLVAYSGGVDSTLLVKIAHGVLGDRLVAVTVASPLQPRREREAAAALAAAMGVRHRQLAGHALELPEFRANPRDRCYLCKRQIFGDLQRLAARLGLGAVAHGANLDDLSDTRPGNRAAAELGVAAPLIAAGLNKADVRALAKAEGLPNWNAPALACLASRIPYGTPIRQETLAMIDRAEDVLCRLGFEDCRVRYHGSVARIELPGKDVPRFLEKGLRREVLGLIREVGFDFVALDLGGYVAGSLNRGLPPSAPGVPAGPDG
- a CDS encoding peptidylprolyl isomerase, whose amino-acid sequence is MKISLKTMACLLMGACFLTLGALGAFSAEAPAAAPQGKAAMVNGTVITWQEVDKELENARNRLAAQGRMVSDDQLPELRENILDGMITRELLFQESGKQGISIAPETVAEQLGQIKSQFRDEAAYQARLKEMGVSEADISRQILRGLTIEELIDVKVGQKIVVDEAETKRYYDENPNFFQQPEQVHARHILIKVAPDADEAAKAEARKNIDGVEKKVKAGEDFEALAIAHSQGPSGPKGGDLGFFGRGQMVAPFEEAAFALEPGKVSGVVETEFGYHLIQSVEKKPAETVSYEKAKDQITEFLKQEKMQGEVARYVEELKKTAKIERFPVQAS